The DNA sequence TCGCCCTCTATCTTGATTACCTCGGCCTTAAGCCTGCTATCCCGTCTCAAGACATAACCTACTTCATTTTGTGAAATATCGCCGGTGAAGCGGACCTGAATCATATTACCGGTGACCGCTGTTATATTGCCAATACGCTTACTCATATTTTACCTCGCACATATCCTGGAATACCCCTTCTCCGATTTCTTTATTAAAATGGCTTAGTCTTTCTATTATTTGCAACTTTATATAATACAATATTAAAAAATTAATATCAAAAAAATTCCCTGCTTCCAGGCTGTCTAAATATTCCCACCTAAACCTCTCAAATGCCTGCTCTATAAGGAGGGGATCGGGCTGCTCCCAGATACCTTTTATAGACAAGGCCGGCCTGTCACGCCTATTGCTTTTAGCTAAAATACGCGCCTCGGCTAATTCAGAACGCAGGTTTTTGTCAAATTCCCTCCACGCCCTTAAAACCGGCGTGCCGTCGGAACCCGCGGCATTGCCCAGGGCGGCGCCTTCTATCCTTTTTATGTCGCCATCGCTTAACCACTTACGACACTCTGATAAAAATCCCTGTCTATCCACGGGGCCCTGCTGGGTGAGCCTCAAGGCAGGCAATGACGCGATAAGATAATAATATTTATTTGCCATTGGGCGTATTTTGTTTTAATCCTAAATCAATATCAAGCGCGTCAACAAGCTTAGGATTAAGATAGCGCCTGAAGCCTTCGGCAATCGCCTGATCGGTAAAATCAACATAAGAACCCATGCCTTTTGCTCCTATGCGGAATCCGCCGTCTATGCCGGGTTTTTCCTGTAGAGACAGCTTTGCTCGCGCCTCTTTTCTTAACGCCTCAAACAATACCTTCTCAAGGGCCTTTTTGTCGTTTTCATTCAACACAACTTCTATATCCGTAATACCCTGCTTAATGGAGTGTTCAACCGCCTTCAGGATAATGTCTTTTAAGCTGTCGGGCTTAAGCTCCTGGACCACCTGATTTTTTACGACACGGGCAAAAAATTCGCTAACCCTTACGCGCAGCATCAGAAGAGCGTCTCTTGCCGCCTGCTTTAAGGCCGTCTCCGATGACCGCCTGAAATTCTCCGCTTCCTTTTTGGCGCTTGCTATAATTTCCTCGCTTTTTTTTGCCGCTTGGCCAAGGATCTCATCGGCTTGTGTTTTCGCCGCATCCGTTATCCTGGCAGACTCCGCAAGGGCCCGGTCAATACCATCCTGTTTGATCTTTTCTATCAGGTATTTTAAATCCGTTTCCATCTCAAACCTCTTTTGTTTTAAGCATTTTTAAAAGGCGGGCCTTTTTTAATATTGCCTTATCGGGGCATCTGGCGAGAGCCCGGCTTAGCAATAGGAACATTTGCCTTGCATAAAGGACATTTATCCGCAGTATATGTTTTGATGTTCAGCGTTTTAACGCTGTAAAACGGGATACGGCCAAACGGTTTATTCTTTGCGCTGCGGTTTATCAACGAAACAACCCCGATTATACGAGGAGAATACGGCCTGATCGCTACCATGACTTCTTTAACCGATCTGCCTGTGGTAATAACGTCTTCCGCTATCAGCACACGCTCGCCTTTTTTTATAGTAAAACCCCGGCGAAGCTGCATTACCGAATCTTTTCTTTCCGCGAACATCGCCCTTGCGTGAAGAGCCCGGGCCAATTCATAAGCCACAAGAATACCGCCATATGCAGGGCCGATGACGATATCGGCTTTCATCTTTTTCAGTTTTACCGCTATGTCCCGGCACATAGCTGCCGCGTATTCGGGCCTGCTCAAAAACAGGGCGCATTGCAGGTAACCGCCGCTATGCAAACCGCTTGATAATAAAAAATGGCCGGACAAGAAAGCCCCTGTTGCGCTAAGCATTTGCTGAAAAACAGACTCTCGCATAAGCCGTAAACCTTTTTTGCCCTATAGCATAAACCCTTGGTAGTTTTTTGTCAAGACCAATCGTGGTTACGGTACGGTGGAATGAAATCGGATTAAGCCAAATCCGATAATATATCTCTTGCGGATTTTAAAGGATTTTTAGATTTGGCGATAGGCCTTCCGACAACTATGTAATCAGCGCCTTTATTAGATGCCTGGTGCGGCGTAACAACCCTCTTTTGGTCCTGGTCAGAAACCCAGTATGGGGGCCGTATGCCGGGAGTAAGTACAATAAAATCTTTACCGCACGCCTGGCGTATTACATCTATTTCCCGCCCGGAGCAAACGACTCCGTCCATGCCGCAGTCTTTAGCTAATAAAGCAAGTTTTTTAATTTGCGACCTGGGCGCGCGAGCAATACCGACGTTTTCCAATTCTCCCCTGTCCATGCTTGTAAGCATGGTAACGGCTAATAATAAGGGTTTTTTTTGCCGTCCTCTTGCCTGAAAAGCCGCCTCCATCATAGCCCTGCCGCCCAAAGCATGCACGTTAGTTATCAGGACGCCCATGGAACAGGCCTGCCGCACGGCGCCCGCCACAGTATTGGGTATATCATGAAATTTTAAATCCAAAAAAACATCGGCGCCTTTTTTGCGGACCATGGCAACAGAGTCGCGGCCTGATCCGGTAAAAAGCTGACTGCCTACTTTAAATATTGACACATCCGGATACAGCATGTCAACCAATCTCCGCGCCTGGGCCAGGGTATCAACATCTAAAGCGACGATAAGTTGTGTTTTGTCCGCGCCCTTTGCGCCTTTACCTTTGCTGTTTGGCACCTTCATACCTTAAGTTGTCCTATAAGTTCCCTGATATTTTTCATGCCACGGTTTTTCAAATAGAGCCTTAGCCCTCTGATGATGTTGCTGGCAGCGGCGGGGTCAACAAAATTTGCCGTGCCTATCTGCACGGCTGATGCTCCGCATAAAAAAAATGCTATGGCATCTTCAGTGCTCATAATACCGCCTATGCCGATAATGGGTATCTTAACACGATGATAGGCCTGCCATACCATTGCAAGGGCAACCGGTTTTATCGCAGGCCCGCTCAAACCTCCTGTTATATTACCCAAACGGGGTTTCCCGCGCGCGATATCAACGTCCATACCAATCAGGGTATTGATCATTGAGACCGCGTCAGCCCCTGCTTTTTCAGCAGCGCGCGCGATAAGTCCGATATCGGTAACGTTTGGCGAAAGCTTAGCGATAACAGGTTTGTCCGTCTGTTTTTTTACCGACCTGATAATGCATGATGTGGTGTAAGGATCCTGGGCAAACAACGTAGTCGGACTTTTATGCTCTATGTTCGGACAGGATATGTTCACTTCTATAGCATCAACGTCCGTAGCATCAAGCGCCTTGGCAAGAGCCTCATAATCCTGCCGGCAAACGCCCGCAATGCTTGCTACAATTCGCGTGCCGGCTGATTTAAGAAGAGGGAGTTTGCTGTGGACAAAATCATCAAGGCCTTCATTTTGTATTCCTATCGCATTCAACAGGCCTGCCGTCGTTTCCCACAAACGCGGAGGCCGGTTACCCGGGCTGGGCTGCAGGGTTATGGATTTGGTAATAACAGCGCCTAATTCAGAGACACTTATAAGCTCTCTGCATTCCTGGGTATAACCAAAGGTGCCGGAAGCTGTCATAACCGGATTGGCTAATTTGAGGCCTCCTATATCTATTTCCAAGGCATTATTCGTATTTATCTTTTTCATAAGCTAATCCCAGACTATATCCGCCAGATCAAACACCGGACCTTCTTTGCATACACGTTCATAGCCGCGTTGTGTTTTTATGGCACAACCAAAGCAAGCGCCGACGCCGCAACCCATACGCTCTTCAAAAGACCCCTGCGTTTTTATTTTGTACGGCTTGACTATTTTTGCTACAGAGGCAAGCATGCCCATTGGGCCGCAGGCATACAGGCCTACTTCCGGCGCATAATCGCCTATGGTCACATCCGAGACGGAACGGGGCCCGGCCCGTAACGATGCCTTGCGTATGTCAAAATCTCCTATTATCTTTTCCAGCATGGCGGTTGCTAAACCGCGGTCTCCCCGTGACCCGTCTTCAGTGACAACAATGACCTTAGCACCTATTTCCTGGAATTCTTTAACGCACACGACAGAGGCGGCGTCTTTAGCGCCTATAATTACGGTTATGGCTTTTTTTCTATATGTAGCCAGTCGGTCGGCCAGAGCTACCAAAGGCGCCACTCCCATACCCCCCGCTATAAGAACAAAATTTGACTGGCCCTTGGGCACTTTGAAACCATTGCCCAGCGGACCTATAACATCAAGAAAAGTACCTTTTGAGCGGCGCGACATAAGCTGTGTACCTTTACCATTTACTTTGTACAAAAGCTCAACGATATCCTGCCGATCACTTATACGATGCACACTTATAGGCCTCCTCAAAAGGGGCTCGTATCCCGCGCCGGCTCTTATATGCAAAAACTGGCCGGGCCTGGCTTTGCCGGCAAACCCTTCAATGCAAAGTGCCATTTTAAAATGCCCCGGGGCTATTTCTTTGTTTATCAGAATTTCAGCCTTAGTCTGCAACTTTTGCATGATTTCCTCCGCAAGCATAATCCGTGCGTTTAACAGATGCGGGATTTAAATCAATAGTCCCATAAACACCATCATAGCCCGCCCTTACGCCCACGTTACCTTGCCTTACATTCAACACGGCATCCGCCGTTTTGCACGACAGGCCCTTGTAAAGAACACTGCTATCGGCAAAAAGCAAGGCGTTGAATTCAGAACCAAAAAAATTTATAGCAGCCTTATACTCACTTATAACTGTTTTTGAGCAAATACCCTTTTTTTGAGTTGCCGCGATCAATTCAAGCAAAGGAACAAGGCGCCTGAAAGGTATCGCATCCTTGGGCATAAAATTCTCGGGTCTGTCCGACAACGCTTCAACCCTGCTCATTACGCCTATAGTCAATTTTTTCCCGCAGACAGGGCATATGCCGGCGCACATCCTGGTCTGGCTGGGGCTATAACAAACCCCGCACGAGCGGTGGCCGTCATAATGATATTTGCCTTCCTGGGGAAAAAATTCTATCGTGTACAGAAAGCGTTTGCTGTCTTTTTCTTTTAAGGCGGATAGTATATGCTCATATCCAAGCCCGGTATCAAACACATTGGCCTCTCTTCCTATCTTACCTGGCGAATGAGAATCTGAATTTGAAATAAGGCTATATTTATCAAGCGAGCTCACCCGCCAGCACATATCAGGGGAGGCGCTTAATCCTGTTTCCAGGGCATAAATATTTTCCGACTGTTCTTCAAAACACTCTTCTATTGAATCAAAACCCGACATGGACCCAAGCACGCTGAACCACGGGGTCCATACGTGCGCCGGCACAATCATGGCCTGCGGCGAAGCGTCAAGGGCGATCTTTACCAAGTCCTTGGCGTCAAAGCCAAATATCGGTCTGCCATCCGAAGAGATATTGCCGCGCTTTTCAAGTTCTTTGCTTACACGGTCGGCTGTTTTAAAGTCGGGTACAAACAAAATGGTATGCACGCGTCTGCCCTTGCCATTCTTTTTATAGATATTGCTTATTTCGGCGGTTAATATGAATTTAACTTTATCGTATTCATATAAACCGTTTGTATGCCGGCCCAAGTTTTTTTTAAGCTCCTTACGCCATAAGGGATGGGTAAAATCCCCTGTCCCGACAACCGCTATTCCCTTTGTCGCGGCCCATGCGGTTATGTTTTTCACACCCATATCAGGGCTTGTTGCCCGGCTATATCGTGAATGTATATGAAAATCCGCTATAAATTGCCCCATAAATTCTTAAGCCTGGTACGCAACCGCACCGTTTAATATTGTAAAAATAACTTTACCTTTTAAGCGCATTCCTAAAAAGGCGGAATTTTTTGACTTGGAAACAATGCCGCGTTTTTCAACCATCCATTCGCGCTCCGGGTCAAATATTACCACGTCTGCGTCGCTGCCGGCGGAAAGAGTGCCCTTTTTCAGGCCGAGAATGCGCGCTGGTCCTGTTGAGCATATCTGGGCAATCTTTGTCAAATCGGTGCTGTCATTGCCGTATAAAGCGGTAAGTGTTACCGGCAGCATGGTCTCAAGCCCAATCACGCCAAAAGCGGCCCGCTCAAACTCTATGTCTTTTTCATTCTCGGTGTGCGGGGCGTGATCCGTGGAGACAATATCTATAACGCCATCTATTACCGCCCGCTTCAAGGAGTTACGATCGTCGCAGCTTCTTAACGGAGGATTCATCTTCTTGTTGGTATCAAAACCCCTTACATCGTCCTCGCAAAGCATAAGATAATGAGGACACGTTTCGGCCGTAACCTTAACACCTTTTGCTTTCGCCTGGCGTATTACGTCCACGCTTTCGGCACAACTTACGTGGGCAATGTGTATTCTAGCCTGCGCTGATTCAGCAATGTTTATATCGCGTTCAACCCTTTTGTATTCCGATTCCTTGGAAATCCCGCGCAGACCCATGCTGGTTGAAATAAAACCCCTGTTTACCGTACCTCCGGCGGAAAGCGCGGTATCTTCACAGTGGCATACTATAAGAACACCTGTTTTCCGGCATATATCAAAGGCGCTTGAAAGGAGTTTTTCATCGTCAACAGACGAACCGTCATCAGTAAATGCCAATACGGATTTATTGCAAAGCCCCTCAATATCCGTCAAGGCGTGGCCTTTTCTGTTCTTGGTTAGAGCTCCGGCGACAAACACATTGGCCTTGGCTGACTTTTGAATACGCTTTTGTAAAAGCCCCGCCGCCTGCGCGGAATCAATGCATGGAGTGGTATTGGGCATGGCAAGAACGGATGTAATGCCGCCGGCAAGCGCGGCCATGGTGGCTGTTTCTATGGTTTCCTTGTCTTCGCGGCCCGGTTCGCGCAGGTGCGCGTGCATATCAACCAGTCCGGGCATAACCACAAGCCCTTTCGCGTTTATCGCCTGCGATGTGCCGGGTATTATACAATCCGCAATCCGAACGATTTTACCGTTTTCTATTAATACATCTTTTATCGCGCGCAATCCTTGAGAAGGATCTACCACGAGCCCCTGTTTGATGATAATACTCATAATCCCCGCCTGCCTTGCCAGGCCAAAAACAGGACCGCCATACGAACCGCTATCCCGTTTGTGACCTGTTCCAATATCACCGAACGGCACCCGTCAGCAACTTCGCTTGATATCTCTATACCTCTATTAATAGGGCCGGGGTGCATGACGATAATATCCTTCTTCGCCCGTTTAAGCCGCTCCTCGGTAACTGCAAAATTCTTGAAATACTCAAGCTGTTTTGGAAACGCCGTTGTTTTATCGCGCTCAAACTGCATGCGCAGGACATTGATTGCGTCCGCTTCCTGTATAGCATTGTCTATTTTATCCGTAATCCTTACCCCCATTTTTTCAATCCCAGGGGGGATAAGCATCTTCGGCGCGCATACGGTAACCCGAGCGCCAAGCTTTGTCAAGCCCCATATGTTTGACCTGGCCACCCGCGAATGCGCTATGTCGCCGACAATACTTATGTTAAGCCCTTGTATGCGGCCCAAACGCTGCCTAATCGTGAAAATATCCAGCAGGGCCTGTGTCGGGTGTTCATGCCAACCGTCCCCGGCATTAATCACGCTTATATCAACCCGCCGGGCCAGCATTGCCGCGGCGCCGGACGCGTTATGCCGCACCACAATAATATCAGCCTTCAACGCCTGTATGTTTAAGCCCGTGTCAATCAGGGTCTCGCCCTTGCGTATGCTTGATGTCTCTGTTTCAATGTTGATTACATCGGCGGAAAGGCGTTTTGCCGCTATTTCAAAGGATATCCTTGTGCGCGTAGACGGCTCATAAAACAAATTCACCACTGTTTTACCGCGCAAGGCCGGGACTTTTTTTACGCCTCTTGTGGAAACTTCTTTGAATGAATCTGCGGTCAGCAGGATATGCTCTATCTGTTCCCCTGTCAGATACTCCAGCCCTAAAAGATCTTTTTGGCCCCACCTGCTCATCACGCTAAGTCTCCATCAAAAACGCACACCTCATCAACGCCATCTTTCTCTTTTAATTTTACCCTGACCACCTGGGTCGCGGATGTGGGTATGTTCTTGCCGACATAATCCGCTCTGATAGGCAATTCTCTGTGCCCGCGGTCCACCAAAATAGCCAACTGTATTGATTTGGGCCTGCCAAAATCAATAAAAGCATCCAATGCCGCTCGTATAGTACGGCCGGTATACAGGACATCGTCAACAAGCACTATATGCTTGGTTGACACGTCAAAGCTTAGGTCTGTTTCGCGCACAACGGGCTGGGAATCGGAAATCATTAAATCATCGCGGTAAAGCGTTATATCAAGTACACCACGGGTCAGTGTATTGCCGGTTATCCGTTCCAGAGCCAAGGACAAGCGCTCGGCGAGATATTCGCCCCGGGTACGTATGCCCACTATCGCTATCGCGCTGGCATCCTGATTGCGCTCAACAATTTCATGTGCCATTCGCTTTAGGGCATTATCAACGGCCTGGGCATCCATAACCTGTATTTTGGTATTATTATTTTTCATATATTTCACAAAAAAGGGCTGATAAAAAAATACCCGCATATTTAATGCGGGATACGTCTAATTTTACCATTTACGCCCCTTTCCGGCCTCGCGGAGCCTGATTAAAAGGTTTATATTGTTAATATTTTATCACCATAAGAGGCGCATGTCAAGACCGAATACATATTGGCCTGATCGGAACATGCAAATACATTACATTATGACCGCAAAAACCGGCGCGGCAGGCAAAAGACATTAGTGCTTATCGCGATTAGAGTGCGCGGCACACACGCCCCTTTTAGACTCTTTTATAAAATCGGCCAAATGCTTTATTTCCTCTCCGGCCAGCGCGGATTCCAGCTTGCTTAAAGCATTGCCCATATTAAGGCCTTGCCGGTATAGGATTTTATAAGCTTGCTTTATTTTGTCGCGGATAACAGGGCTTATGCCGGCACGCCTTAGGCCTATAATATTATACGCCGTAACCACATTGTCATCGCCTGTGCTCATGTAGGGGGGGAAATCTTTATTTAGCCTGACCCCGCCGCCTATAATAGATAGTTTCCCAATCCTGACAAACTGATGAATAAGACAGTTGGCAGAGACAAACGCCATGTCTTCCACCTCCACATGGCCCGCCAGAAGGCTGTTATTACATATAATCACTTTATTGCCAATCTTGCAGTTATGGGCAATATGTGATAAGCACATAAAATAATTATTGTCACCAATAACGGTTGACGAACCATCTTCTGTGCCGCGATGCACAGTAACGTGCTCTCTAAAAACATTATGAGCGCCGATGATAACATATGACTTGGTTCCTTTAAAAGCTATATCCTGCGGCTCACCGCCAAGGCAAGCGCCTGTGTGCACAATGCAACCGGCGCCGAGCCTGGAGCCTTTTAACACATAAGCTCCGGCATGCAGTTTGCAGTTGGGGCCTATAATAACGTCGTCCTCTACCACCGCATAGGGGCCTATGTCGGCGCTTTTATCAATCTCGCTGTTCTTTGAAACTATTGCTGTTGGATGTATGCTCACGGCGATAACTCCCTTTGCGTTCTTAAGTTAAACAACAAAACAAATTCCCCTCGTGCAGGCGTTTCTTCAAAATGCGCGATAAGCGCCGATACCTTCTGCCTGCGGATTTCCTGGAATTTTTTTGTAAGTTCTCTCGCGCATACCATAAATATATCGCCAAAAACAGCTTGGATGTCCCGCAGAGCCCGGCACAGCCGGTGAGGCGATTCATAAAGTATTATTGTGCGTGTTTCCTGCGTTAATTCAGCAAGGCGTTTTGTCCGTGCCGCTGTTTTCGGAGGCAAAAACCCCTCAAACACAAACCGATCGGTGGGCAGTCCCGAAACCGATAATGCCGCGGCCGCCGCGCTGGCACCGGGAACAGGCACAACCTCAATACCCGCGTCAATGGCATCATGAATCACCCTGTAGCCAGGGTCGCTGATACCGGGCGTGCCCGCGTCGCTTACCAAGGCAACATCTTCACCGCGCGTGAGCCTGTTTATTATGCCCCTGGATTTGAAGTGTTTGTTGTGTTCAAAATAACTGGTCAACGGTTTATCAATACCGTAATGCGACAGCAAGATACCGGTATGCCGCGTGTCTTCGCACGCTATCACAGCAACAGATTTAAGCGTTTCAACAGCGCGATATGTCATGTCCGCCAAATGGCCTATTGGAGTTGAGACGATAAATAATTTACCAAAACCCATACCCGCTCCAGTGTTAAAAAATCGCGCCCATAAAATTATTCCACCGTTACGGATTTAGCCAGATTGCGCGGCCGGTCCACGTCGCGACCGTTAGCAAGCGCGATATAATAGGCCAAAAGCTGTAAAGGCAGTACCGTAAGCATGGGGGAAAATAATTCGTTAGTACCAGGTATATATATGGTATGATCCGAATACCTGCCTATGTGGGGGTCTGCTTCAGTAGCGATACTGATAACAATACCCTTACGCGCCTTTATTTCCTGTATATTAGAAACCATCTTGTCATAGGTAGCGGATTTTGGCACAATGCAAACAACCGGCATAGTTTTGTCAATCAACGCGATGGGCCCATGCTTCATTTCGCCCGCGCTGTAGCCTTCCGCGTGCACATAGGATATCTCCTTGAGTTTCAGCGCCCCCTCAAGCGCGTTGGGATAATTCAGGTTTCTGCCTAAATACAAGAAACAATTCTTGTCTTTGTGCTTCTTGCATACATTTTTTATGGCTCTAGTGTCACGTAAAATATCGCCCATACAGCGGGGTAGGCGCCGAATTTCATCAATCATTTTGGCCGTGGCCTGCCTGGCCAAAGCGCCGGAAATCGTGCCGGCATAAATGCCAAAAAGATACAGAACGCATAACTGCGCCGTATATGCTTTTGTTGAAGCCACTCCTATTTCAGGGCCCGCGTGGGTATAAATAACGCTGTCCGATTCCCTTGTCATGGTAGCGCCTACTACATTGACTATTGAAAGCACCTTGGCGGATTGCTTTCGGGCCTGCCTGATGCCTGCCAGCGTATCGGCAGTTTCGCCCGACTGGCTTATCGCTACAACCAGCGTGTTTTTGCCCAATATGGGATTTCTGTAACGGAATTCGCTTGATACATCAACCTCCACGGGTATTCCTGTCAAGCGCTCTAAAATATACTTACCCACAAGGCCGGCATGATATGCCGTCCCGCACGCGACAATACATATCTTTTTAACGCTTTTTATATACCGTTCCGGCAAGGTAAGCTCTTTAAAAAAAACTCCGCTTCCGCGGAGCCTGTGTTGCAAAATATTGCTTATCACGGCAGGCTGCTCATGAATCTCTTTTAGCATAAAGTGCTGATAGCCGCCTTTTTGCGCCTGCTTAATGTCCCAGGCAACGCGCGTCTGGGTCTTTTTGATTCTTCTCCCTTTGAAATCCGTAATACAAATACTATCTTTGGAAATAACGGCAAGCTCATTATCCTCTATATATATCACATCACTCGTATATTCTAAAAGCGCGGGTATATCGCTTGCCACATAATTTTCTTCCTTGCCAATGCCCACCACAAGCGGGCTGCCGCGCCTTGCCGCGAACAAGACTCCGGGAGTATAATTTGAAATAATGCCGAGCGCGAAAGAGCCTTTCAACTGCCCTAAAGCCGCTCGGACCGCGGCGGCAAAATCGCCTTTATAGAATTTCTCAATCAGGTGGGGTATGACTTCCGTGTCCGTATCGGAAAGAAATCGGTGGCCTTCAGCGGCAAGAGCGGTTTTCAGGTCTTCATAGTTTTCAATTATGCCATTGTGGACTACTGCTATATTTCCCAAACAGTCTAAGTGCGGATGAGCGTTGGCATGGCTGGGGATGCCATGCGTAGCCCACCTTGAATGGCTTATGCCGGTGCTCCCCGCCAATGGCCTTGCCGCAAGCAATGCCTCCAACCGGGACACCCTGCCTCTTTGTTTGCGCGCAATAATCTTGCCATCATGCATCACGGCCATCCCCGCCGAGTCATAACCGCGGTATTCAAGCTTCTTAAGCCCGTTGAGCAAAAACGGTTGAGCCGGACGCCTGCCTATATAACCTACTATGCCGCACATAAATTTAATGTATCAGATAAACCTTTGCCGTTTGAGGTAATTACAAATAAGATTTTCGGGGCCAGGACAGGGATAATATTCAGTCACCGATTATTCTTCTTTCCCGGATTTATAGCGCAATATATACCTATACTGCTCCATGTCCGTCTGCTGACTTGTATACGGCGCGACCACAATATAAGATAAAGAGTGTTCTTTAAATTTTTGTTTTATATTCGGAGTATGGAAACCGCCGGCGATTAGGACAGCAACCGGAGCTTCCTCATCCTTCATGAGCCGCAATGTATGGCGCATAAATGCGTCGTCTCTGTCGTTAGCCAAGTCGTAAAACTTAACAAGGGTGGACAGATTTTTGTCAAGCACATACGCGGCTTTTATGGTATCCACGTCTATCTT is a window from the Candidatus Omnitrophota bacterium genome containing:
- the rsmI gene encoding 16S rRNA (cytidine(1402)-2'-O)-methyltransferase, coding for MGFGKLFIVSTPIGHLADMTYRAVETLKSVAVIACEDTRHTGILLSHYGIDKPLTSYFEHNKHFKSRGIINRLTRGEDVALVSDAGTPGISDPGYRVIHDAIDAGIEVVPVPGASAAAAALSVSGLPTDRFVFEGFLPPKTAARTKRLAELTQETRTIILYESPHRLCRALRDIQAVFGDIFMVCARELTKKFQEIRRQKVSALIAHFEETPARGEFVLLFNLRTQRELSP
- the glmS gene encoding glutamine--fructose-6-phosphate transaminase (isomerizing), producing MCGIVGYIGRRPAQPFLLNGLKKLEYRGYDSAGMAVMHDGKIIARKQRGRVSRLEALLAARPLAGSTGISHSRWATHGIPSHANAHPHLDCLGNIAVVHNGIIENYEDLKTALAAEGHRFLSDTDTEVIPHLIEKFYKGDFAAAVRAALGQLKGSFALGIISNYTPGVLFAARRGSPLVVGIGKEENYVASDIPALLEYTSDVIYIEDNELAVISKDSICITDFKGRRIKKTQTRVAWDIKQAQKGGYQHFMLKEIHEQPAVISNILQHRLRGSGVFFKELTLPERYIKSVKKICIVACGTAYHAGLVGKYILERLTGIPVEVDVSSEFRYRNPILGKNTLVVAISQSGETADTLAGIRQARKQSAKVLSIVNVVGATMTRESDSVIYTHAGPEIGVASTKAYTAQLCVLYLFGIYAGTISGALARQATAKMIDEIRRLPRCMGDILRDTRAIKNVCKKHKDKNCFLYLGRNLNYPNALEGALKLKEISYVHAEGYSAGEMKHGPIALIDKTMPVVCIVPKSATYDKMVSNIQEIKARKGIVISIATEADPHIGRYSDHTIYIPGTNELFSPMLTVLPLQLLAYYIALANGRDVDRPRNLAKSVTVE